In a single window of the Planctomycetia bacterium genome:
- a CDS encoding tetratricopeptide repeat protein: protein MSQNRFAVCLGLVLGILTVWIPTPAVAQQADAGPSIKSPEDMLEEAILKIDAGEYQEAATLYDRAKRSKPNMPRLALALGLLRIQQSRAAEAINILEEFNKDAGNEFRGYYAIGRVYNESRMYLQAVRPLERAKDFAPVELNGKNVKAEIAIELAIAYNGRALSKEALRYADEAAALAPNDPGVQLKLGQMNLNTQDYASALRAAEKSISLLNGQLRADPFKPDNNLELKEANTLRVSILEAQRAADPDDANTYFTLGAAMRDQANSERRIALLRAREYALEGVNKDPKLHECSVFLARLEWELGGAQDALDRLKGVLADDANNADAARLRDEILASLRQQAAP from the coding sequence ATGAGCCAAAACCGCTTTGCCGTTTGCTTGGGGCTCGTCCTGGGCATTTTGACCGTCTGGATCCCCACCCCGGCCGTAGCCCAGCAGGCTGACGCCGGACCCTCGATCAAGTCGCCCGAAGACATGCTGGAAGAGGCCATCCTCAAGATCGACGCCGGGGAATATCAGGAAGCCGCTACGCTCTACGATCGAGCCAAGCGCTCCAAACCCAACATGCCCCGACTGGCCCTTGCCCTGGGCCTGTTACGCATCCAACAAAGTCGGGCGGCCGAAGCGATCAACATTCTGGAGGAATTCAACAAGGACGCCGGAAACGAATTTCGGGGCTATTACGCCATCGGCAGGGTTTACAACGAGTCCCGCATGTACCTTCAGGCCGTTCGACCGTTGGAGCGGGCCAAGGATTTCGCACCCGTGGAATTGAACGGCAAAAACGTCAAAGCGGAAATCGCCATCGAGCTCGCCATCGCCTACAACGGACGCGCCCTGTCAAAAGAGGCGCTGCGCTACGCCGACGAGGCCGCCGCACTGGCCCCCAACGACCCCGGCGTACAGCTCAAGCTGGGGCAGATGAATCTCAATACTCAAGACTACGCTTCGGCGCTGCGCGCCGCCGAAAAGTCGATTTCCCTGCTCAACGGTCAACTTCGTGCAGACCCCTTTAAGCCTGACAACAACCTGGAACTCAAGGAGGCGAACACCCTGAGAGTCTCCATTCTCGAGGCCCAGCGCGCCGCTGACCCGGATGACGCAAATACCTATTTCACCCTGGGGGCGGCCATGCGGGACCAGGCCAATTCAGAGAGGCGGATCGCGCTTCTAAGGGCGCGGGAGTACGCGCTTGAAGGAGTCAACAAGGATCCGAAGCTCCACGAATGCTCCGTATTCCTGGCCCGACTGGAATGGGAACTCGGCGGTGCGCAGGATGCACTGGATCGACTCAAGGGTGTCCTGGCGGATGATGCGAACAACGCGGACGCGGCGCGTTTGCGTGACGAAATCCTCGCTTCGCTGCGTCAACAGGCGGCGCCCTAG